CGACAGCTGCCGCCCCCAGGCGATGCTCAGCACCAGCCCGCCGGCCAGCAGGCCACCGGCCAGCGCGCCCAGCTGCTGGCCGCCCTCTCCCCAGCCGGCAGCGTACAGCGTCATCAGCGTCAGGCCCAGCTGCGCACCGGCGGCCACGCCGAGGGTCGAGGGCTCCGCCAGCGGATTACGCAGAATTTGCTGGAACAGCGTGCCGGCTACGCCCAGCCCGGCACCGACCAGCAGCGCCAGCACGGTCCGCGGCAGCAGGCTGAAGTGAAACAGCATCTGCCGCACGTCATGTTCGTCCGGCGCGGTCAGCGCCTGCCACCACAGCAGGTGATCCAGCTGCTGCTGGCCGTTGATGAACAGCAGGATGAGCGCCAGTGCCGGCAGCAACAGCAGCAGTGAACGGCTCATGCTGCCTCCTCCAGCGTCAGCGTCAGCAGCTGACTGAAACGCAGCGCAGAGTAGTTAGCGCCAAAAAACCACACCGCCGGCAGCAGGTGCAGTTTGTTCTCACGCACGAATGGGATACTGCGCCACAGCTGCGCCCGGGCGATCTCGCGCATCGGATCGTCGTCGCCGTGCAGGAAACAGAGCGCTCTCACCCCTTCGACCTGTGCCAGCCGCTCGATACCGATAATGGCGCTGCCCCAGGCGTTGGTTTCCCCCTGCCAGGCGCTGACCAGCCCCAGCCGCGCCAGCACATCGGCAAACAGGCTGCCGCGCCCAAACACCATCACCCGGCGGCTGTCGAGAAAGCTGAACAGCAGCAGGGGTTCCTCACGAAAGCGGTGCAGACGCTGCGCGGCTTCAGCGAACCGGTGCGACATGCCGTCGAGCCAGGTTTCGGCGGCCGCTTCACGTCCCAGCAGCCCGCCCAGTGCACGCAGATCCTGTTCGGTCGTGGCTAACGGCCCGTGCGGCGCGCGGCTGAACTGGCTGACCCACTGTGGGGCCAGCGGCGCAATGCGCGCGGCGTTGGGGCCGAAGCCGCTGGAGAGCAGGATCAGCGATGGCTTGAGTCGCTGCAACAGTTCAAGACTGGGCTCACTGCGCAGGCCGACATCCTGCACCGTCGCAGCAAGTTCAGGCTCCACCACCCAGCGGCGATAGTTGGGCAGATCGGCTACCGCCAGCGGCATGACCCCCAGCGCCAGCAGCAGCTCCACCGGCCGCCACTCCAGCGCCACAATACGGCCAGCAGCGATCGGGGTGGCGAGCAGTGAACGGCAGTTCAGCAGCGGTGTACAGGCCAGCAGCTTCAGCAGGCGACGGCGGGAGGGGCAGGCAACGGCGTTGTTCATCCAATCAATCACGGCTGCCAGCCACCGCCCAGCGCGCGGTAGAGATCGACCTGCGCCAGCAGCAGGTTGTTCTTCGCCTGCACCACGCTGAGCTGGGTGGTAAACAGGGTGCGCTGCGCGTCCAGCTGATCGAGGTAGGAGGCGTAACCATTCTGGTAACGGTTAGTGGCGATGCGTAACGCCTCGCTGACCACCTGCTGCTGACTCTGCAGCTCCTGCAGCTGTTCGCCGTAGCGCTGGATGGCGTCCAGGTCGTCATTGACCTCGCTGAACGCGCTGCGCACCACCTTCTCATAGTTGTACAGCGCCTGGTTGCGACCGGCCATCGAGACATCGACCTGCGCGGTTAGCGCCTCGCGGTTCAGTAACGGGGCCAGCACGCTGCCGCCGATGCTCCACAGGCGGAACGGATTATCCACCAGCTGGTGCAGTACGGAATTCTGCAGCGTGCCGCTGGCGGTCAGGTTCAGCGACGGCAGCAGGCTGGCGCGCGATGACTGCAGCGTGGCGTCGGCCGCCAGCAGCTGGCGCTCCGCCTGCACAATATCCGGCCGCCGCTGCAGCAGCTGCGACGGCATTACCGCCGGCAGCGTCTGCGGCTTCAGCCGGTCGAAGCGCGGGCTGCGGGCGATCTCACGCGGGTTCATGCCCACCAGGATGCTTAACGCATTCTCCTGCTGGGCAATCTGATGACGCAGCAGCGGGATCTGCGCTTTCGCGGTCTGATACTCGGACTGCGACTGCACCCACTCCAGCTTTGAGGTGTACCCGCTGGCAAACTGACGCTGTGCCAGCTGCAGCGAGTTCTCGCGTGTAACCAGCGTCGCCTGCGTCACCCGCAGCTGCTCGTCCAGCGACACCAGCGTCATATAGCCGGAGGCCACCGAACTGGCGATGGTCAGCTCGGCCGCCGCGGCCGCGGCCTGCATGGCGGCCAGCGTGGCGCCGGCGGCATCAATGCTGCTGCTGCGCGCGCCCCACAGGTCGACGTTATAGTTAGCCTGCAGCAGCCCCTGAAATACCGTGGACTGCACCGGCTGCCCGGTGGCCGCCGAAAGCGTACGCGCCCGGGTGGCCGCCACTCCCGCATCGAGGGTCGGGAAGTTGTCGCCCTCCGCCCCGCGCAGCCGGGCGCGGTACTCGTCCACCCGCGAGCGGGCGGTGAGAATATCCGGGTTATTGCGCAGCGCCTGCGCCACCAGCCGGTTCATATCCGCATCGCCAAACGCCTGCCACCAGCTGACCTCCGGCGCGGCGGCCGGCCCCGCCTGGTTGCGCCACTGCTCTGGGATGATCAGCGACGACGGAGCCCGATCCACGTGGGTAGCACAACCGCTCAGCAACGCGCTCAGCAGCAGCGCCGCGCCGGTCTGACGGCGGATCATGGCTGACTCCCGGCCGCGCCGGCTGACGCGCCCGGGGCCGCGCTGCGGTCCGACACACTCCCCTGCTGCGTTTCATCCGGCTCTGCTCCGGTATCAATACTCACCTCCACCGACATGCCGGGGCGCAGCCGTTCCGTATTACCGCCGGTAATGCGGATACGGACCGGGATACGCTGGGCGATTTTGACGAAGTTACCGGTGGCGTTGTCCGGCGAAATCGCGCTGAACTCCGACCCGGCCGCCGGCGAGATAAACTCCACCTCGCCGCTGAAACGCTCGCCGTTCAGCCCGTCCACGCGGAAAGTTGCCGGCAGGCCTGGGCGGATGCGCGCCATCTGCGTCTCTTTCAGATTGGCGATCACCCATTTTTGTTCAGGCACCACCGAGGTCAGGCGGGTACCGGCGCTGACGTAGGCCCCCAGCCGTACCGACATCTGCCCCAGCTGCCCGGACGCCGGTGCGACGATCTGCGTGTTGGCCAGATCGATTTTTGCCAGCTCCAGCGCCGCCTGGGCGCTGGTGACGTCGGCCGCCAGCGAGGCGCGGTTCACGATAGCGGTTTGCAGATCCTGCTTTGACACGTCCAGCGTCGCCTGGGCCTGCTGCACGTCCGCACGGGTCTGCGCGTTGCTGGCGCGGGCCGCGTCGCGTTCACGCACCGACAGCGAACCGTCGGCGGCAAGGCTCTCCACCCGCTTCAGATCCAGCCCCCCCTTCAGCGCCTGGGCGCGGGCATTCTGCAGCGCGGCCTCGTTGCGGGCGATCACCGCCTGCGCGCTGCGCTGCTGCTGCTGGTTATTCGCCAGCGCCGCCACCTTCATCTCCAGCGCCGCCTGCGCCTGGTGGACCTTCTGCCGGTAGATGCGGTCATCAATGGTCATCAACAGCTGCCCCTGCTGCACCGGCTGCAGATCCACCACCCTGACCGCGGTGATATAGCCGCTGACCTGCGGGCTGATAAAGGTCACCTGCCCGCGCACGTAGGCGTTTTCGGTCGACTGCATCTGGCTGGTAAACGGCGGCAGCTTCCAGGCGTAGAGGATCACCAGCACCCCGACCAGCGCAATGCCGGCACCGAGGGTAATTGATAAGATCCGCAGCTTGTTATTTCTCTGGCGTTCAGCAAACTGCTGTTCCTGTTGGCTCATGCTTTCCCCGTCCCCGGTATTGTTGTTGTTTGTTGCATCGCTAAGCGCTCGGCTTCCGCCTCACGTTTAGCCTGCTGCCAGCTGAGGTAACGCAGACGACCAATGCGCCAGGTCACCCACAGTAAGGTGACGCCGGCCATCGCCGCCGTCAGCAAATAGACGTCGTTATAGGCCAGCACGTTGGCCTGTAACGTGGCCACCGTCTGCAGCTGGCTGGTACTCTGCGCACCGAGCAGCACGCCGTCGCCCAGCTGGCTGGCAAACAGGCTGTTGTACTGCGCCAGCCGTTCGGTGACGTTAGGGTCCAGCAGCGACAGCTGGTCGGCCAGCAGGCTGGAGTGGTACTTCTCACGCCAGGTCTGGAAGGTGCCGAGCAGCGCCGAGCCCATCAGCCCGCCGATGTTCTGGCTCATGCCGAACAGCACCACAAAGCTGACCAGATTTTTCGGCTGGGTGACCACGCCACCAATGCCTAAGAGCATGGCCGGAGCGATAAAGAAGGCGGTGCTGAACCCAAGCAGGAACTGGCTGAACAGCATATTGTCTGCGCGGGTCAGCGGGTTTGACTGCGCGTCCATCAGCGACGCGACCATCACAATCCCCAGCGACAGGACGATCGGCCAGTTAAGGTGTCTGGGGTTGATGGTCAGCGCGCTGACCACGATGCCGCTCGCCACACCGGCCAGAATCGCCAGCGCCAGCCCCTGCATCTGATCGTTGAGCAGCCCGACCTGCTGCAGATAACCGATCGCCCCGGTGTTCTGCTCGGCCAGCATCATCCGCAGCAGGATCATCACGATACCGAGACGCACGATCGCCCCGGTCCCCAGCCAGCGGGTGTTAATCAGCGGATTGCTGCGGTTGTGCTCCACCACCACCGCGGCAATCACCAGCACCAGCCCCAGCGCCAGGCAGACGCCCAGCCACGGCGTGCTGGTCCACCATTCGATGCGCCCCAGCGACAGTACGGCACAGAACAGCGCCATGCCGGGTGCCAGCAGGAAGAAGGTGAGAAAATCTTTCTTTTCAAAAACCTTGGTTCGTTCACCCGGCGGCAGCTTGAGGATCAGTACCGCCCCCAGCGACAGCAGCGCCAGGCCCAGTTCGAGCAGATACAGCCCGCGCCACTCGTCCAGCTGCAATAGCTCGCTGGAGAACAGCCGCGCCAGCGGGATCGCCAGCTGCGACGCGCCGATACCGATCGCCAGCGCCTTCAGCCGGTGCTTCGCCGGCCACGCCTGCACCTGGTAATAGATGCCCAGCGAACTGAGCGCGGCCCCAACCATGCCGTGCGCGGCGCGTACGATAATTGCCGAACTGAGATCGTTGACCAGCAGATGAAAGAACGCCACCAGCACGTAGAGCACCAGGAAGGCTTCGGTGAACACCCGCAGCCCGAACTGCTGGCGGAACTTAACCAGTAACAGGTTGATCGAAATATTGCCCATTACGTACACGGCCGGCAGCCAGGCGATCTCATTGCTGTACGCGCCAAACACCCCCTGCAGGTTGGTGAGATTGGCGGTGACCAGCGCGTTGCTCAGCGCGCCGGTGATTGAAATCAGCAGGCCGACGATGCCAAAAGCGAGCCGTTTGTGCGTGGGGTGTTGCGGGGTTGAGGGGGAACCAGGCAGCATCGGCTTTTCGCCGGGCGCCCACTCCCGTGGCGCATAAGGGTTGGTTTTCACACGCGACACATTACTTACCTTCCGTCGCCACCAGCAGCTGTTGCAGCACCCGCTCAGTGATCTGCAGCTCGCCAGGATCGATATCGGCCAGCAGCTCGCTGCGCAGCGCATCAGCCTGGATTTTCAGATCCCTGTACAGTTCATCCCCCAGTGGGGTAACGTGGAGCAGGCGCTTGCGGCGATCTTCCGCCGGCTGCACACGCTCCACCAGCTGCTGTTTTACCAGCCGGTCGATCAGTGGCACCACGCTGGCATCTTCCAGGCCAAGCGCCTGCGCCAGCGCCTTCTGGGTGATTGGCGTCTCCTGGATCGCAATGGTGGCCACGGCCATCCAGCTGCTCATGCTCAGGCCGTTATCTTTGACCCGGCGATCCACCGCCTGGCGCCAGGCATGAGCGGTAAGATGCAGCAGGCGGGAAAAGTTAAGTTCCTGCGTATTCAATGTTTAGGCACCTAATGATTAGAGGTCTAACTAAATGGCCCTGCAATTATAACCGTGCGCGGTTAAACAAGGGAAGAGCTAAGAAAAAGTTTAGATAATTCTGAACCACAGCGCCACGTGGCGGATAAACAAAGGAAAAAAAATGTCATCAAGCGCAATTATACCCCTCAGCCAACAGCCTCAGCGTGCGGAGGAGATCGCGCATTTTCTCTTCCAGGAGTGGCACCAGCTGGATAACTGGGCCGATCCTCTCGAGGTGGCTGAACGTCTGCATCAGCGTAATCTGCCGGGCAGCGTCGGCTTTACCCTGCTTGCCCTCAGCGACGGCGATGAGCTGAGCGGTACGGCCAGCGTCATTGAATATGAACTGAGCGATAACTCCGCCCGCCGCTACTGGCTTGGCGAAGTATTTACCCTGGCCGAGTGGCGCGGCCAGGGGATCGGTTCACGGCTGGTCAACGCCTGTATCGCCCACGCGCGGCAACAGGGGGTGGCAGAGCTATGGCTGTATACGCCGGATCGGCAGGCACTCTATCAACGCCTGGGCTGGCGCGAAGTCGAGCAGCGCGAGGTCAACGGGGAGTGGGTATCGGTGATGGTGCGGGCGCTGTAGTTCCCTGGCAGACTGTATCCGCCGCGATCTTCAGGAGTAATCCGCAAGCAGTTAATTTTGAAATGGATGCTGCGCTAACGATGATTGCCAGGCTGACGCGATAGCCGTCATTATTCAGGAGGCTGCATTGGCGTTGGTGCAGGGCTGGCGCGATAGTCGCCATTGTTCAGGAGGCTGCGTTGGCGTTGATTGCCGGGCTGACGCGATAGCCGTCATTATTCAGGAGGCTGCGTTGGCGTTGATTGCCGGGCTGACGCGATAGCCGCCATTGTTCAGGACGCTGCGTTGGCGTTGATTGCCGGGGATAATGCGATAATATCATTGTTCTGCGGCAGCGCTAACTCAGGGTGAGTGCAGAAGCCGTAATAGCCGGATACGCCTGCGGCAGGCGTATCCGTCTGAGGCCGCATCGTTACGCGGCTTTGTTCACTTCAATTTCGATATCACTGATGATCGATTCAATCTCATCATGCAGCTTGCCCTGGGCATTCAGCAGCTTATCGATCTTGTCCGCCAGGTCCTTATCTTTGTACTCGCCGGTATCGAAAGCCAGCCATTGAGAAGACAGGGTCTCCGCATTATTCTGCGCGTAGTGACGGATCTCCTTCAGCTGAGAAAGAACGTCATGGAGGTACTGCTCTTTAGTTTTGTTTTCAACTTCTGACATGCCTGTTTCCTTCTGTTGGCGTTGGAAGGAATAAGCTTAGTTGGGGAAATCTGAACTTCATTAAGAATATTCGCAAACGCGCTTCCGGCTGGTGACCGGAGATACCGGGGGCTTGCCACCAGACCATTTCAAATGATTTGGTGCAATGAAAAACCATATTATGATAAGTGATGAAATTTATAATAAACAGGTGATCCCGCACCGGCACG
This portion of the Erwinia sp. E602 genome encodes:
- the fhuD gene encoding Fe(3+)-hydroxamate ABC transporter substrate-binding protein FhuD; this translates as MNNAVACPSRRRLLKLLACTPLLNCRSLLATPIAAGRIVALEWRPVELLLALGVMPLAVADLPNYRRWVVEPELAATVQDVGLRSEPSLELLQRLKPSLILLSSGFGPNAARIAPLAPQWVSQFSRAPHGPLATTEQDLRALGGLLGREAAAETWLDGMSHRFAEAAQRLHRFREEPLLLFSFLDSRRVMVFGRGSLFADVLARLGLVSAWQGETNAWGSAIIGIERLAQVEGVRALCFLHGDDDPMREIARAQLWRSIPFVRENKLHLLPAVWFFGANYSALRFSQLLTLTLEEAA
- a CDS encoding efflux transporter outer membrane subunit; amino-acid sequence: MIRRQTGAALLLSALLSGCATHVDRAPSSLIIPEQWRNQAGPAAAPEVSWWQAFGDADMNRLVAQALRNNPDILTARSRVDEYRARLRGAEGDNFPTLDAGVAATRARTLSAATGQPVQSTVFQGLLQANYNVDLWGARSSSIDAAGATLAAMQAAAAAAELTIASSVASGYMTLVSLDEQLRVTQATLVTRENSLQLAQRQFASGYTSKLEWVQSQSEYQTAKAQIPLLRHQIAQQENALSILVGMNPREIARSPRFDRLKPQTLPAVMPSQLLQRRPDIVQAERQLLAADATLQSSRASLLPSLNLTASGTLQNSVLHQLVDNPFRLWSIGGSVLAPLLNREALTAQVDVSMAGRNQALYNYEKVVRSAFSEVNDDLDAIQRYGEQLQELQSQQQVVSEALRIATNRYQNGYASYLDQLDAQRTLFTTQLSVVQAKNNLLLAQVDLYRALGGGWQP
- a CDS encoding HlyD family secretion protein, which gives rise to MSQQEQQFAERQRNNKLRILSITLGAGIALVGVLVILYAWKLPPFTSQMQSTENAYVRGQVTFISPQVSGYITAVRVVDLQPVQQGQLLMTIDDRIYRQKVHQAQAALEMKVAALANNQQQQRSAQAVIARNEAALQNARAQALKGGLDLKRVESLAADGSLSVRERDAARASNAQTRADVQQAQATLDVSKQDLQTAIVNRASLAADVTSAQAALELAKIDLANTQIVAPASGQLGQMSVRLGAYVSAGTRLTSVVPEQKWVIANLKETQMARIRPGLPATFRVDGLNGERFSGEVEFISPAAGSEFSAISPDNATGNFVKIAQRIPVRIRITGGNTERLRPGMSVEVSIDTGAEPDETQQGSVSDRSAAPGASAGAAGSQP
- a CDS encoding MFS transporter, whose product is MLPGSPSTPQHPTHKRLAFGIVGLLISITGALSNALVTANLTNLQGVFGAYSNEIAWLPAVYVMGNISINLLLVKFRQQFGLRVFTEAFLVLYVLVAFFHLLVNDLSSAIIVRAAHGMVGAALSSLGIYYQVQAWPAKHRLKALAIGIGASQLAIPLARLFSSELLQLDEWRGLYLLELGLALLSLGAVLILKLPPGERTKVFEKKDFLTFFLLAPGMALFCAVLSLGRIEWWTSTPWLGVCLALGLVLVIAAVVVEHNRSNPLINTRWLGTGAIVRLGIVMILLRMMLAEQNTGAIGYLQQVGLLNDQMQGLALAILAGVASGIVVSALTINPRHLNWPIVLSLGIVMVASLMDAQSNPLTRADNMLFSQFLLGFSTAFFIAPAMLLGIGGVVTQPKNLVSFVVLFGMSQNIGGLMGSALLGTFQTWREKYHSSLLADQLSLLDPNVTERLAQYNSLFASQLGDGVLLGAQSTSQLQTVATLQANVLAYNDVYLLTAAMAGVTLLWVTWRIGRLRYLSWQQAKREAEAERLAMQQTTTIPGTGKA
- a CDS encoding MarR family winged helix-turn-helix transcriptional regulator, coding for MNTQELNFSRLLHLTAHAWRQAVDRRVKDNGLSMSSWMAVATIAIQETPITQKALAQALGLEDASVVPLIDRLVKQQLVERVQPAEDRRKRLLHVTPLGDELYRDLKIQADALRSELLADIDPGELQITERVLQQLLVATEGK
- a CDS encoding GNAT family N-acetyltransferase; the protein is MSSSAIIPLSQQPQRAEEIAHFLFQEWHQLDNWADPLEVAERLHQRNLPGSVGFTLLALSDGDELSGTASVIEYELSDNSARRYWLGEVFTLAEWRGQGIGSRLVNACIAHARQQGVAELWLYTPDRQALYQRLGWREVEQREVNGEWVSVMVRAL